The Halorubrum salinarum genome segment ACGGTGAGGTAGTTGCCGCGCGCGGCGACGAAGTCGTCGCCGAAGTCGTCGGCGGTCGTCCGCGTCTGCGCCTGGCCCTCCAGGTCGCCGTCCATCAGGATCCGGACCGCGTCGAGGTCGGGGACGTTCGTCCACAGCCCCTGCGAGGCGACGACCTCGCCGGACTCGACCTCGACGGCGTCGGTCTCGACCGTCTCGTCCATCGCCGAGTACGGGTAGCCGCGGGGGTAGAGGCCGTGCTCGTCGGCGTTGTCGTAGAGGACGTTGACCCAGTCCTCGTCGGAGCTGACGCGCTCGATCTCGCCGCCGAACGCGAGGTTCTCCATGTGGCGGCCGAAGTAGTCGACGTCGTCGTGCGGGAGCGTGTCGTCGTCGATGAAGACGCCGTAGTCGAACGACTCGTCGGCCCACATGTACAGCAGACCGAAGCTCGTCTCGGCGTGGCTCGCGGCGGGAACGACGTGGCCGTACTCCGCGACGTCGTTGGCCTCGTACCACTCCTCGCGGCGGCTACCGTCGAACACCTCGCCGGAGACGTCGAGGTCGTCGAGCATGGCGCGCATCTCGTCGGTCTCGCAGAAGTCCTCGGTGACGAGGACGAAGTGGAGCCGCGAGACGTCGAACCCGTGCTCGCGGGCGTTCGCGACGTACGCGCGGAGACACTCGTACTCTCGAATCGTCGGGACGATCACGCAGATGTCCTGACCGTCGCCGTCGGGGTCTGTCGGACTCATACCCGATCGTTTTTAGGCTGACCTAAAAGACTAGCGGTCCGTCGTCGGCCGCGTCGCGCCCGCGTCGGGCTCCCGCTCGGACTCGTCGGGGGCGCGCGTCACGGAGAGGTCGAGCGCGGCCGCGACGGCGCCGCCGCCCGCGAGGGTGACGCCGTTCTTCAGCGCGTGGTCGAGCGCCGCGGCGGCGAGCGCGGTCTCGGCCGGGATCGGCGTGGCGGCGACGACGATGCCGGTGAACGCCGCCTCGTAGAGCCCGATGCCGCCCTGCGAGAGCGGGAGCACCTTCGCGAGGTTCCCGGCCGAGACCGCGAGGGTGCCGACGACGCAGAGCGCGACCGGGTCGACCGCCGTTCCGAACCCGCCGAGGAGCGCCGCGAGGACGAGGACCGCGGTCGCCACGTCCGCCGCCCACACGACGCCGCTCGCGAGCGACACCCGCACGAGCGCGCCCGCGTCGGCGGCGACGACGCGGACCGCGGCGCCGAACCGGACGGCGGCGTCGACGGCGCCGGACAGTCGGGACCCCGCGGCGCGCTCGCGGAGCGGCGGACCGAACCGCCGGTCGCTCCGGGCGACCGCGACGACGCCGGCCGAGCCCAGCGCGGCCGCGAGCGCGAGCGCGGCGGCGGCCGCGACGGCCCGCCCCGACCCGTCCGGCGCGACGGTGCGTCCGTCGAGGAGGAGGACCGCGAACGCCGCGCCGCCGAGCGCGCCGAGCGCGACGAGGTCGAAGGCGCGCTCGACCGCCAGCGACGCGACGCCGGTCGGGTACGGGACCTCGCGCCGGTCGTTCAGCAGGTAGGCGCGCACCCCGTCGCCGGCCCGCGCGGGGACGATCAGGTTCGCGGTCTGACTCGCGAACACCGCCGCCGTGAGGAACGCCGTGCGACACCGGTGGCCCATCGGCGCGAGCACGTCCCCGTATCGGCGGCCGCGGACCGGCCACGACGCGAGGTAGACGGCGAGCGCGGCGGCGAGGAACGCCGGGTCCGCGTCGGTCGCCGCCGAGACGACGGCCTCGACGTCGAGGGTCCGCGTCAACACCGCGCCGCCGACGGCGAGGACGAGGACCGTCCCCGCGACCGGAAGCGCTCCCCGAGGGAGCCGCTCACGGATCCGGAAGAGGCGCTCGCGGAGTCGAGCGGCGGCGACGCGCGGCTTCATGCGTTCGTTTAGGTAGACCTAAAGAATAAAACGCTGGCGGTTCGGGGTGACGACGCGGGCCGGCGTCGCGCCGGCGCAACACGTTTGTTCACGGAAACCGAAATATCGCGCATGAACACGACGAAAGTGACCCCTGACCCGACGGCCGACGCGGTCCGGATGTGGCTCGTCGAGCGCACCTACTCCGACGACGAGCAGAACATGGTGATCCTGACGTACGCGACCCCGGACGGCGAGCGCTACTTCCGCAAGGAGCGCGCGCTCACCTCCTTCTCGGACGTGCGCGACACCACGGCCGCCGTCGACGCGGCGCCGTCGAACGTCGGCACCGTCGACGACCCCGACGACCGCGAGCGCTACGCCGCCGAGGCGACGCGGATGGCGCGCGCCCACGACCCCGACGACGTGATCTGAGTCGGCTCCGTGGCGTCCGCGACGGGCGGCTCACCCACCCTTTTGGCCGCGCGGCCCCAACCGTCGCCCCATGCGCGCCACACTCGAAACGCTCGGGATCACCCTCCTCGTCGGCGCCGCGCAGGCCCTCCTGAGCCTCGTCGGCCTCGTCGGCCTCTTCGCGCTGTCGACCCCGCTCTCCGTCGCCCCGTGGACGCTCGTCACGAGCGTGTACGCGCACGGCTCCGTCGGTCACCTCGTCGCGAACGCCGTCGCGCTGCTGCTCGTCGGCCCGCTCGTCGAGCGCCGGACGACCCGCCTGCGCTTCCACGCGTTCGT includes the following:
- a CDS encoding alpha-1 4-glucan-protein synthase, whose protein sequence is MSPTDPDGDGQDICVIVPTIREYECLRAYVANAREHGFDVSRLHFVLVTEDFCETDEMRAMLDDLDVSGEVFDGSRREEWYEANDVAEYGHVVPAASHAETSFGLLYMWADESFDYGVFIDDDTLPHDDVDYFGRHMENLAFGGEIERVSSDEDWVNVLYDNADEHGLYPRGYPYSAMDETVETDAVEVESGEVVASQGLWTNVPDLDAVRILMDGDLEGQAQTRTTADDFGDDFVAARGNYLTVCSMNLAFRREVIPAFYQLPMDDNEWDVGRFDDIWSGLFLKRACDVLGKRIYNGDPLCEHNKAPRSTFDDLANEVAGLELNEHVWEVVDGAGADADSYAEVFDAMADALAEGDFDEWNNGAFLNHCGEYMRDWLDCLDAIRRTPAPADD
- a CDS encoding lysylphosphatidylglycerol synthase transmembrane domain-containing protein, producing MKPRVAAARLRERLFRIRERLPRGALPVAGTVLVLAVGGAVLTRTLDVEAVVSAATDADPAFLAAALAVYLASWPVRGRRYGDVLAPMGHRCRTAFLTAAVFASQTANLIVPARAGDGVRAYLLNDRREVPYPTGVASLAVERAFDLVALGALGGAAFAVLLLDGRTVAPDGSGRAVAAAAALALAAALGSAGVVAVARSDRRFGPPLRERAAGSRLSGAVDAAVRFGAAVRVVAADAGALVRVSLASGVVWAADVATAVLVLAALLGGFGTAVDPVALCVVGTLAVSAGNLAKVLPLSQGGIGLYEAAFTGIVVAATPIPAETALAAAALDHALKNGVTLAGGGAVAAALDLSVTRAPDESEREPDAGATRPTTDR